A genomic region of Negativicoccus succinicivorans contains the following coding sequences:
- a CDS encoding Rqc2 family fibronectin-binding protein — translation MNIDSLLFTKWALLAKEELQGAKLGNIRILDTSTFSLTMLLPRGTRAWQVSLQSSPRTWWSHKKPAGNNTPTNNFCMVLRKHLEGATLTEIAARYGDKWVTATFQRIEAQGKIVSKKLELELIPNAPNLVLTVDGQVIDALHRKPSSRRDLTPGQTYSEPPHSEKIFWLELTPQEILNLIDELPQELTLTQTLATYFNGFSRPLTRLLNTRLQLVPEMTLAELSSASKKELMTCLATLQKLFMTQSNVYFYKRGREAWLSPFLFSEWQMDKVAEFSNPNQAFASAELFSQYEERIQRLRQRIRSMQKKERTKQQKIRREMAETDRLETDKLYGDLLSIHAYLPHEYRTKITLPNLLSDQQEDVTIPLRAEWSLAENAQLYYKRYNRLKKRKTQALPFLKKSEQNLRYLDSLAYFLEESLQVPELTDLENELDALRPKKQKNHNHRSLNTKSQPLSLNYDGYRIEVGRNNVQNETLTLKTAGPDDLWLHAKEIPGSHVIIFANPGESFTEEVITYAAQLAAYYSKAKTAPKVEVDYTLRKYIKKPQGAPPGFVHYTHQKTLLVPPQKES, via the coding sequence ATGAATATTGACAGTTTGCTTTTTACAAAATGGGCTTTACTTGCAAAAGAAGAATTACAAGGCGCAAAGCTCGGCAACATTCGAATTTTAGATACATCCACGTTCAGCTTAACAATGCTTTTGCCTAGAGGTACTCGCGCCTGGCAAGTCTCCTTACAGTCATCGCCACGAACTTGGTGGAGTCATAAAAAGCCGGCAGGAAACAATACTCCTACCAACAATTTTTGCATGGTTTTACGCAAACATCTGGAGGGCGCCACACTTACGGAAATTGCAGCACGCTATGGTGATAAATGGGTCACCGCCACATTTCAGCGCATTGAAGCCCAAGGAAAAATTGTCTCTAAAAAGCTCGAATTAGAACTGATTCCGAATGCACCAAATCTGGTATTAACTGTTGACGGACAAGTTATCGATGCGTTACATCGCAAGCCCTCTTCGCGCCGTGACCTCACTCCCGGTCAAACCTATAGTGAACCGCCGCACAGCGAAAAAATATTCTGGCTCGAATTGACACCACAGGAAATATTGAACTTAATCGACGAATTACCACAGGAGCTCACTCTTACACAAACACTTGCCACTTATTTTAACGGTTTTTCTCGTCCGTTAACCAGGCTGTTAAACACACGCTTACAACTCGTTCCGGAAATGACGTTGGCAGAGCTTTCCTCTGCGTCAAAAAAAGAGTTGATGACATGCTTGGCAACATTGCAGAAACTTTTCATGACGCAATCTAACGTATATTTTTATAAGCGTGGCCGCGAAGCGTGGCTGTCCCCTTTCCTATTTTCGGAATGGCAGATGGATAAAGTCGCAGAATTTTCCAATCCTAATCAGGCGTTCGCCTCTGCAGAACTTTTTTCGCAATACGAAGAACGCATCCAACGCCTGCGCCAACGTATTCGCTCTATGCAAAAAAAGGAGCGCACTAAGCAACAAAAAATCCGCCGGGAAATGGCGGAAACGGATCGTCTTGAAACTGACAAATTATACGGTGATCTTTTGTCTATTCATGCGTATTTACCACATGAATATCGCACAAAAATTACACTTCCCAATTTGCTTTCCGATCAGCAGGAAGATGTTACCATACCTCTGCGCGCGGAATGGTCGCTGGCGGAAAATGCGCAACTTTATTACAAGCGGTATAATCGTTTGAAAAAAAGAAAAACACAGGCTTTGCCTTTTTTGAAAAAATCGGAGCAGAATCTCCGGTATTTAGATTCCCTTGCGTATTTTCTTGAGGAGTCTTTGCAAGTACCGGAACTGACCGATTTAGAAAACGAATTGGATGCCTTGCGGCCTAAAAAGCAAAAGAATCACAATCATCGTTCATTAAACACAAAATCGCAACCGCTGTCACTGAACTACGACGGTTACCGGATTGAGGTCGGACGCAACAATGTGCAAAATGAAACCTTGACTCTCAAAACGGCAGGTCCTGATGACCTTTGGCTCCATGCCAAAGAAATTCCAGGCTCGCACGTTATCATTTTTGCCAATCCCGGTGAGTCCTTCACCGAGGAGGTCATTACCTATGCGGCGCAACTGGCTGCGTACTACAGCAAAGCCAAAACAGCCCCGAAGGTCGAAGTCGATTATACCTTGCGTAAATACATCAAAAAGCCACAAGGCGCGCCACCCGGATTTGTGCATTATACTCACCAAAAAACGTTGCTTGTCCCACCGCAAAAAGAAAGTTAA
- the dapF gene encoding diaminopimelate epimerase encodes MQFTKWHGLGNDFVLLDGLIEEVVITPSLARQLCDRKRGIGADGVAIILPPENSHYDLEMRIYNANGTIAEMCGNVTRCVAAYATQQQPDKKHWRILTVAGVMQADVIDHTPQESEVTVIMSVPKLRRGDIGITADKEQPAQNIQINLDGKALTFTGVSMGNPHVVTFVDDVDTVPVGDWGPRVETNPLFSEKTNVEFAQILSPNEIRMRVWERGVGITEACGTGSCAALVAAVANQLIKDTATLILDGGRLQITWPGVGKPVQMTGPVVEVFSGEYKGIGENDDKCTIN; translated from the coding sequence ATGCAGTTTACAAAGTGGCATGGTTTGGGAAACGATTTTGTTTTACTGGACGGACTTATTGAAGAAGTGGTGATAACACCTTCTTTAGCACGCCAACTATGCGATCGTAAACGCGGCATCGGCGCAGACGGTGTAGCGATCATACTGCCTCCCGAAAATTCTCACTATGATTTGGAAATGCGGATTTATAATGCGAACGGAACTATTGCGGAAATGTGTGGCAATGTAACCCGTTGTGTGGCTGCCTATGCAACACAGCAGCAGCCGGACAAAAAGCATTGGCGTATTTTGACAGTTGCCGGAGTCATGCAAGCGGATGTGATTGACCATACGCCGCAGGAATCAGAGGTTACCGTGATTATGAGCGTACCTAAATTACGACGCGGTGACATCGGTATAACTGCGGATAAGGAGCAACCTGCGCAAAATATTCAAATTAATCTCGACGGAAAGGCGCTTACATTTACCGGTGTTTCTATGGGAAATCCGCACGTTGTTACATTCGTTGATGATGTTGATACAGTGCCGGTGGGAGATTGGGGGCCTCGGGTCGAAACCAATCCGCTATTTAGCGAAAAAACGAATGTGGAGTTTGCGCAAATTTTATCTCCGAATGAAATCCGCATGCGTGTTTGGGAACGCGGTGTAGGCATTACGGAAGCGTGCGGAACAGGTTCATGTGCAGCATTGGTAGCAGCTGTTGCCAACCAACTGATAAAAGATACAGCGACGTTAATTTTAGACGGCGGACGGCTGCAAATAACTTGGCCGGGTGTTGGCAAGCCGGTACAAATGACAGGTCCGGTAGTAGAGGTATTCAGTGGCGAATATAAAGGAATCGGAGAAAACGATGATAAATGTACGATTAATTAA
- the remA gene encoding extracellular matrix/biofilm regulator RemA has protein sequence MNVRLINIGFGNMVSAGRLMAIISPESAPIKRMIQEAREESILVDATYGRKTRAVLIMDSGQIILSAIQPETIANRLHEFGEEWDEEKE, from the coding sequence ATAAATGTACGATTAATTAATATCGGATTTGGCAATATGGTATCTGCCGGTCGACTGATGGCAATTATCAGTCCGGAATCAGCTCCCATCAAGCGTATGATCCAAGAAGCCCGCGAAGAGAGCATTCTGGTGGATGCAACGTATGGCCGGAAAACGCGCGCCGTTCTGATTATGGACAGCGGACAGATTATTCTATCGGCCATCCAGCCGGAAACAATTGCCAATCGCTTACATGAATTCGGCGAAGAATGGGATGAAGAAAAAGAATGA
- the trkA gene encoding Trk system potassium transporter TrkA: MKIVIIGAGKVGYTLAQRLTEEDHDVILVDENSERIDLIRSYLEAMLMVGNGANPGLLMDIGMEDTELFVAVTDRDEVNLLSCYIAKQLGATQTIARVRAKEYILQNNNPALASLGLNLVINTEMVTANEVMQIIKMPNALDVENFANGKVRLLEIKARDNEDMLGKRIRDLEIPDKVLIGGIFRHGRMIIPNGDDTLQMLDNVFFLGERKAIEGLEEELATTRTRIQNVLLVGAGLVGRNLAILLERADYHVKVIEKDYERCELLSAETDNVIVINGDGTDVDLLRDEEVGDYDAIVCLTDDDKLNLLVALMARHFGVQRTLVRVGRPEYIDLMEQVGIDIVFSPRLLTSNEILRQIRKGEVLSISSFEDSKAVALELKVTEQNPLVHRPLAEINLPGTTLLAAIVRGEETIVPNGRTVCEPGDQIVLFTLPEYSDAVISYMEA, encoded by the coding sequence ATGAAGATTGTGATTATCGGTGCCGGCAAAGTGGGATACACGCTTGCCCAGCGCTTGACGGAAGAAGATCATGATGTCATCCTCGTAGATGAAAATTCCGAGCGGATTGATTTGATTCGCAGTTATCTGGAAGCCATGCTAATGGTAGGCAACGGAGCTAATCCCGGCCTGCTTATGGATATCGGTATGGAAGATACGGAACTTTTTGTTGCGGTGACCGATCGTGATGAAGTAAATCTTTTATCCTGCTATATTGCTAAGCAATTGGGAGCGACACAAACCATTGCCCGTGTTCGTGCCAAAGAATACATCCTGCAAAATAATAATCCGGCGTTGGCTTCACTTGGTCTGAATCTCGTTATTAACACGGAAATGGTTACTGCCAATGAAGTAATGCAGATTATCAAGATGCCGAATGCCTTGGATGTTGAAAACTTTGCGAATGGCAAAGTTAGACTTTTGGAAATTAAAGCACGCGATAATGAAGACATGTTGGGTAAACGAATTCGCGACTTGGAAATTCCCGATAAGGTTCTTATCGGCGGAATTTTTCGGCATGGACGTATGATCATTCCGAACGGTGATGATACGCTTCAAATGCTTGATAACGTTTTCTTCCTTGGCGAACGCAAAGCGATCGAAGGGCTTGAAGAAGAACTGGCGACGACTCGTACGCGAATCCAAAATGTTTTGCTGGTGGGCGCAGGACTGGTTGGCCGTAATTTGGCTATTCTTTTAGAGAGAGCCGATTATCATGTCAAAGTTATTGAAAAAGATTATGAGCGCTGCGAGCTCCTTTCGGCGGAAACCGACAACGTGATCGTCATTAATGGTGACGGCACTGATGTCGATCTTTTGCGTGACGAGGAAGTGGGCGATTATGATGCGATTGTTTGTTTGACCGATGATGATAAACTCAATTTACTCGTCGCATTAATGGCACGTCATTTTGGTGTTCAACGAACTCTTGTACGTGTCGGACGACCCGAATACATAGACTTGATGGAACAAGTTGGGATCGATATCGTATTTTCGCCGCGTTTACTGACTTCGAACGAAATTTTACGACAGATTCGCAAAGGGGAAGTGCTTTCCATCAGTAGTTTTGAGGACTCGAAGGCGGTTGCTTTGGAATTGAAAGTAACCGAGCAAAATCCTCTTGTGCATCGTCCGTTGGCGGAAATTAATTTGCCGGGGACAACCTTACTGGCAGCTATTGTTCGCGGTGAGGAAACGATAGTACCAAATGGACGTACGGTGTGTGAGCCGGGCGATCAAATTGTACTATTCACACTGCCGGAATATAGTGATGCGGTAATTTCGTATATGGAAGCATAG
- a CDS encoding TrkH family potassium uptake protein, producing MNKKMKAVCALLGKVVMVFSLVMLVPFFYGICINEWIWPLFFSALITLALGILIDRNGQKITSISLSQGFVLVSFTWILASLVGALPYYMWNELPSFVDALFESVSGYTATGATVILDVDGMPRPLLLYRSMTHWFGGMGIIILLLAFLRSLGPEAANLFNAEAAINGYGQIMPRIRKYAITLWGIYCLFSAVLFGLLCLAGMPIFEALNYAMSIIATGGFAARSAGTFIYEENYVIQAIFILFMVLSGGNYGLYYLGWKKGFRLIFKDTEFRVYISILCVGALVIASTLFFKQNTTILESLMDGFFTMTSMQTGSGFAVADYDLWPPFAKTILFIVMFIGGCSGSTTGSVKVIRYIYIGKAIWAYLQQMIHPGMVKVVKYNGEAVPNKKVMVTLIFFILYILILFTSTLLVTLTGMPIMESLTGVASTLGNVGLAFGHLGPTGSYALVHPWAKVVFIVDMLLGRLELLTLLVMLHPGFWSNFLRKDKKRLQNAKKRRYL from the coding sequence ATGAATAAAAAGATGAAAGCCGTTTGTGCCTTGTTAGGGAAAGTGGTTATGGTGTTTTCCCTTGTCATGCTGGTGCCTTTTTTCTATGGCATTTGTATTAACGAGTGGATTTGGCCGCTTTTCTTTAGTGCTTTAATTACATTGGCATTGGGAATATTGATTGACCGCAACGGTCAAAAAATCACATCCATTTCACTTAGTCAAGGGTTCGTACTGGTTTCGTTTACTTGGATTTTAGCCTCCTTGGTGGGCGCACTGCCCTACTACATGTGGAATGAACTTCCCAGTTTCGTGGATGCGCTTTTTGAATCGGTTTCCGGCTATACGGCGACCGGTGCTACCGTGATTTTGGACGTCGACGGGATGCCACGTCCGTTACTGTTGTATCGCAGTATGACACACTGGTTTGGCGGTATGGGGATCATTATTCTTTTGCTCGCGTTTCTGCGCAGCTTAGGGCCGGAGGCAGCGAACCTTTTTAATGCCGAAGCAGCGATTAACGGCTATGGTCAAATTATGCCGCGCATTCGCAAATACGCCATTACGCTGTGGGGAATCTATTGCCTTTTTTCGGCCGTATTGTTTGGGCTCTTATGTTTGGCGGGAATGCCGATTTTTGAAGCGCTGAATTATGCTATGTCGATTATTGCAACCGGCGGCTTTGCGGCTCGCAGCGCCGGAACGTTTATTTATGAAGAAAATTATGTCATTCAGGCAATTTTTATTTTATTTATGGTTCTTTCCGGCGGTAACTACGGTCTGTATTATTTAGGGTGGAAAAAAGGGTTTCGCCTCATTTTTAAAGATACCGAATTTCGAGTGTATATTTCCATTTTGTGTGTAGGCGCGTTAGTTATTGCGAGCACACTCTTTTTCAAGCAAAATACTACGATTTTAGAGAGTTTAATGGATGGATTCTTCACCATGACATCCATGCAAACCGGCTCAGGGTTTGCAGTAGCTGATTATGATCTTTGGCCCCCGTTTGCCAAAACTATTTTATTTATTGTCATGTTTATCGGTGGCTGTTCCGGATCCACGACCGGCAGCGTCAAAGTGATTCGCTACATTTATATCGGTAAAGCCATTTGGGCCTATTTGCAGCAAATGATTCATCCCGGTATGGTAAAAGTAGTCAAATATAATGGGGAGGCGGTACCGAATAAAAAAGTTATGGTAACGCTTATTTTCTTCATCTTGTACATTTTGATTTTGTTTACATCGACATTATTGGTAACCTTGACCGGCATGCCGATTATGGAATCTCTGACGGGAGTTGCCAGTACTTTGGGTAATGTCGGCTTGGCGTTCGGCCATTTAGGACCGACCGGTTCGTATGCATTGGTACATCCCTGGGCCAAGGTCGTATTTATTGTCGACATGTTGTTGGGACGCTTAGAGCTACTGACCTTGCTGGTCATGTTGCATCCCGGCTTTTGGTCGAACTTTTTGCGCAAAGACAAAAAGCGCTTACAGAATGCAAAAAAGCGACGCTACTTGTAA